One part of the Bdellovibrio bacteriovorus genome encodes these proteins:
- a CDS encoding DNA recombination protein RmuC: MKGVFMNGMTLVAFAAGAVISGLLVYFKLKAQFASEKSQLEADLSTAQMKNDLLSQSLSEQKNLMVETRKQQEELSQRMNTQFEVMAQKIFEEKSAKFTDQNHKNIASVLEPLKERIKDFEKKVEETYSTERSERGVLRGELTKLMELNKVMSAETQNLTKALKGEVKTQGNWGELILENILERSGLRKGEEYVIQGTDMDLRGEDGQILRPDVIVNLPDEKHLIVDSKMTLIAYEQYSSAETTEEQERLGKLHIDSLKKHIDGLSEKKYHAADKLISPDFVILFMPLEPAFALAFKLKPEIFQYAWERNVAIVSPTTLLATLRTVAALWKQDRQEKNALEIAKRGGLLYEKFAGLLKDLQHLGEKLGAAQKAHEDVLKKVSEGRGNLIDQVEDLKRLGAKTEKSLPQLEQA, encoded by the coding sequence ATGAAGGGGGTTTTTATGAATGGCATGACTTTAGTGGCTTTTGCTGCCGGCGCGGTGATTTCCGGACTGCTGGTTTATTTCAAGCTGAAAGCGCAATTTGCCTCTGAAAAGTCCCAGTTGGAAGCCGACCTGTCCACGGCGCAGATGAAAAATGATCTTCTTTCACAAAGCCTGTCGGAACAAAAAAACCTGATGGTCGAAACCCGCAAACAGCAGGAAGAGCTGTCCCAGCGCATGAACACCCAGTTTGAGGTGATGGCGCAAAAGATCTTTGAAGAAAAATCCGCCAAGTTCACCGACCAGAATCACAAGAACATCGCTTCTGTGCTAGAGCCACTTAAAGAACGCATCAAGGATTTCGAGAAAAAAGTGGAAGAAACCTATTCCACCGAACGTTCCGAGCGCGGTGTTTTGCGTGGAGAGCTGACCAAGTTGATGGAACTGAACAAAGTCATGTCCGCGGAAACCCAGAACCTGACCAAGGCGCTGAAAGGCGAAGTGAAAACTCAAGGAAACTGGGGTGAACTGATTCTGGAAAACATTCTGGAAAGATCCGGACTGCGCAAAGGTGAAGAGTACGTGATCCAGGGAACAGACATGGATCTGCGTGGCGAAGACGGCCAGATCCTGCGCCCGGATGTGATCGTGAACCTGCCGGATGAAAAGCATCTGATCGTCGATTCCAAAATGACCCTGATCGCCTATGAGCAGTATTCTTCCGCGGAAACCACAGAAGAGCAGGAACGTCTGGGGAAACTGCACATCGATTCCCTGAAAAAGCACATCGACGGTCTTTCCGAAAAGAAATATCACGCTGCTGACAAGCTGATCTCTCCGGACTTTGTGATTTTGTTCATGCCTTTGGAGCCGGCGTTTGCATTGGCCTTCAAACTGAAACCGGAAATCTTCCAGTACGCGTGGGAAAGAAACGTCGCGATCGTCAGTCCGACCACTTTGCTGGCAACCCTAAGAACTGTAGCCGCTTTGTGGAAACAGGATCGCCAGGAAAAGAACGCTTTGGAAATCGCCAAACGCGGCGGCTTGCTGTATGAAAAGTTCGCCGGTCTTTTGAAAGACCTTCAGCACCTGGGTGAAAAACTGGGGGCCGCCCAGAAAGCTCATGAAGATGTTCTGAAAAAAGTTTCTGAAGGACGTGGCAATCTGATCGATCAGGTCGAAGACTTGAAACGTCTGGGTGCCAAGACTGAAAAATCCCTGCCGCAACTGGAACAGGCCTAA
- the menC gene encoding o-succinylbenzoate synthase MenC: MIKISYSPYTLKPVQSLNATTVATAREGILLKVEWNDGLYGFADLHPWPELGDLSLEEQLSDLRMGRMTTQIEQSIWLARRDALLRKEKKHVFDGGEKIKNNYLLSHYQDLKSGFLDGLKNEGYTTLKVKMGRDLPKEADMLTHIAASGLRMRLDFNALGSWQTFEKFMVNLPLTVRPLIEYVEDPFPFDFHAWGEARKLAKIALDNQYDKVPWGKIASAPFDVIVVKPAKTDVDKAVAHCLKWNLKLAVTSYMDHPVGVVHAVGVAMELKDKYGDMILESGCLTHRLYQMDSFSAELSTQGPYLLKNKGTGVGFDKLLEALTWYQLKVR, translated from the coding sequence TTGATTAAGATCAGCTACAGCCCCTACACTCTGAAGCCTGTTCAGTCCCTGAATGCCACAACAGTGGCCACCGCGCGTGAAGGGATTCTGCTGAAGGTCGAGTGGAATGACGGGCTGTATGGCTTTGCGGACCTGCATCCGTGGCCAGAGCTGGGGGATCTGTCCCTGGAAGAACAGCTATCTGATCTGCGCATGGGTCGCATGACCACTCAGATTGAGCAAAGCATCTGGCTGGCCCGTCGGGACGCGCTTCTTCGCAAAGAAAAAAAGCACGTCTTTGATGGCGGCGAAAAAATCAAAAACAACTATCTGCTTTCTCATTACCAGGATCTGAAGTCCGGATTTCTGGATGGACTGAAAAACGAAGGCTATACCACCCTCAAAGTCAAAATGGGCCGAGATCTGCCAAAAGAAGCAGACATGCTGACTCATATTGCCGCTTCGGGCCTGCGCATGCGTCTGGATTTCAACGCCCTGGGAAGCTGGCAGACTTTTGAAAAGTTCATGGTGAATCTGCCATTGACGGTGCGACCGCTGATTGAATACGTCGAAGATCCATTCCCGTTTGATTTCCACGCTTGGGGCGAAGCCCGCAAGCTGGCAAAAATCGCTTTGGACAATCAGTACGACAAAGTGCCCTGGGGCAAGATTGCTTCCGCGCCTTTTGATGTGATTGTGGTGAAGCCGGCAAAGACCGATGTTGATAAAGCCGTGGCCCACTGCCTGAAGTGGAATCTGAAACTGGCCGTGACCAGCTATATGGATCATCCAGTGGGGGTGGTGCATGCCGTGGGTGTGGCGATGGAGCTAAAAGACAAGTACGGGGATATGATCCTTGAATCCGGCTGTCTGACTCATCGTCTGTACCAGATGGATTCTTTCTCGGCCGAGCTTTCCACCCAGGGACCGTATCTTTTGAAAAACAAAGGCACCGGCGTGGGCTTTGATAAATTGCTGGAGGCCCTGACGTGGTATCAGCTCAAAGTCCGATAG
- a CDS encoding (2Fe-2S) ferredoxin domain-containing protein, translated as MKREENPWSQGIVLICTKCHKSISPKLLEEEGNSADNLKMFLKKSFKESGDGSKIRVVTTSCLDLCIDDTQAVTFASTKGETETFAIHPEKDREKLLKHLHEKIK; from the coding sequence ATGAAGCGCGAAGAAAACCCCTGGTCCCAAGGCATCGTTCTGATCTGCACGAAGTGCCACAAGTCCATCAGCCCCAAGTTGCTGGAGGAAGAAGGCAACAGCGCTGATAATCTGAAAATGTTCCTGAAAAAATCATTCAAGGAAAGTGGCGACGGTTCCAAGATCCGAGTAGTGACAACCAGTTGTCTGGATCTTTGCATCGACGACACTCAGGCCGTGACGTTTGCCTCCACCAAAGGTGAAACAGAAACTTTTGCGATCCATCCTGAAAAGGACCGCGAAAAGCTTCTGAAGCACCTGCACGAAAAGATCAAATAG
- a CDS encoding AMP-binding protein, whose amino-acid sequence MVSAQSPIDLHSDANEILLNPRWPEADYQALYRLAEKSQSEKNLKGHVWIATSGSTANSISATKLVALSKQALMASARSVNLHVQSSAKDVWTQVLPHFHVGGLGIEIRAHLSGARVVKALKDGRWDVQHFYDVLVSEGCTLSALVPTQVYDLVSHGLKAPATLRAIVVGGGAFEVDLYKKARALGWPVLPSYGMSETASQIATASLDSLMQEEFPPVGLLTHAKARQNDGGYLEVWAQSLFTCYAQNTEAGSRVWDPKTTDGWFTTEDKGSVVNGNLLVEGRSKDYVKIGGEATNVARLRSVLESCALYLNPHWPTQVTLLDVPSDRLGAEIHLVSLLSEADTDKVLQLYSEKVLPFEKARKIYYMNEIPRSDLGKILWAELRRKL is encoded by the coding sequence GTGGTATCAGCTCAAAGTCCGATAGATCTTCACTCAGACGCCAATGAAATTCTGCTAAACCCCCGCTGGCCGGAAGCTGACTATCAGGCGCTGTACAGACTTGCTGAAAAAAGTCAGAGCGAAAAAAATCTGAAAGGCCATGTGTGGATTGCGACCTCCGGTTCCACTGCGAACTCGATTTCGGCAACCAAGCTTGTGGCTTTGTCGAAACAGGCACTGATGGCCTCGGCTCGGTCCGTGAATCTTCATGTGCAAAGTTCGGCCAAGGATGTGTGGACGCAGGTGCTGCCGCATTTTCATGTGGGGGGCCTGGGTATTGAAATTCGTGCGCATCTTAGCGGGGCCCGGGTGGTGAAGGCCCTGAAAGACGGACGCTGGGACGTTCAGCACTTTTACGATGTGCTGGTGTCTGAAGGCTGCACTTTGTCGGCGTTGGTTCCGACGCAAGTTTATGATCTGGTATCCCACGGATTGAAGGCGCCGGCCACTTTGCGAGCGATCGTCGTTGGCGGTGGGGCCTTCGAGGTGGATCTTTATAAAAAAGCGCGCGCACTGGGGTGGCCCGTTCTGCCCAGTTATGGAATGAGTGAGACCGCCTCGCAGATCGCCACGGCGTCCTTGGACAGTCTGATGCAGGAGGAATTCCCACCCGTGGGTTTGTTGACTCATGCGAAGGCTCGGCAGAATGACGGCGGCTATCTGGAAGTGTGGGCGCAATCCCTGTTCACTTGCTATGCGCAGAATACCGAAGCGGGTTCGCGTGTGTGGGATCCGAAAACGACGGATGGCTGGTTTACGACCGAAGACAAAGGGTCCGTTGTGAATGGCAATCTGCTGGTCGAGGGTCGCAGCAAGGACTACGTCAAGATTGGTGGCGAAGCCACCAACGTGGCAAGACTGCGTTCTGTACTGGAATCCTGCGCTTTGTATTTGAATCCGCACTGGCCGACTCAGGTGACATTGCTGGATGTGCCTTCTGACAGGCTGGGAGCAGAAATTCATCTGGTCAGTCTTTTGTCGGAAGCTGACACGGACAAAGTCCTGCAGTTGTATTCAGAAAAAGTGCTTCCCTTTGAAAAAGCACGTAAAATTTATTATATGAACGAGATCCCGCGCAGTGATTTGGGAAAAATCCTGTGGGCGGAGCTGAGGAGAAAACTATGA
- the menA gene encoding 1,4-dihydroxy-2-naphthoate octaprenyltransferase: protein MTSATQIKSILLAFRPKTLTAALVPCVAGTALVKAIGLSWDGWVLFYALMASFLIQIGTNLVNDAVDFKKGADTEKRIGPQRITQAGILTANQVMLLGSLCFALAVLCGVPLVLKGGWVIVAIGVASVLMGYSYTAGPFPLAYLGLGDLFVIIFFGLLAVTGIVFLNTGEWLTEAFVLGLQIGLHATVLIAINNLRDHGGDRLVNKKTLAVRFGVQFSRWEIAALAFLPFVLNLYWWFEGYKIAAIVSMFALPLAVKITKNVFATEPSPAYNKFLGQAAGLHLLFGLLIAIGFAF, encoded by the coding sequence ATGACCTCTGCGACCCAGATTAAAAGTATTCTTCTCGCTTTTCGCCCTAAAACTCTGACCGCTGCCCTGGTGCCCTGTGTGGCGGGAACGGCGCTGGTAAAGGCCATTGGTCTTTCCTGGGATGGCTGGGTTTTGTTTTACGCATTGATGGCTTCTTTCCTGATTCAGATCGGGACCAATCTGGTGAACGATGCCGTGGACTTTAAAAAAGGCGCGGATACGGAAAAACGCATTGGTCCTCAGCGCATCACTCAGGCCGGGATTTTGACGGCGAATCAGGTGATGCTTCTGGGTTCATTGTGTTTTGCTTTGGCCGTGCTTTGTGGAGTGCCGTTGGTGCTGAAAGGCGGCTGGGTGATTGTGGCCATTGGTGTGGCGTCGGTGCTGATGGGCTATTCCTATACCGCCGGTCCGTTCCCGCTGGCTTATCTGGGCTTGGGCGACTTGTTTGTGATTATCTTCTTTGGTTTGCTGGCGGTGACGGGGATCGTGTTCCTGAATACGGGCGAATGGCTGACTGAAGCCTTTGTTTTGGGGCTTCAGATTGGTTTGCATGCCACGGTGCTGATTGCGATCAACAACCTGCGCGATCACGGTGGTGATCGTCTGGTGAACAAAAAAACCCTGGCGGTGCGTTTTGGCGTGCAGTTTTCCCGTTGGGAGATTGCGGCCTTGGCATTTCTGCCGTTTGTTCTCAATCTGTACTGGTGGTTTGAAGGTTACAAGATTGCGGCGATTGTTTCGATGTTTGCTTTGCCACTGGCGGTGAAGATCACGAAAAATGTTTTCGCCACGGAACCAAGTCCGGCGTACAATAAATTCCTGGGGCAGGCTGCGGGTTTGCATCTGCTCTTTGGACTTCTTATCGCGATTGGATTTGCCTTTTGA